The Actinomadura sp. WMMB 499 genome includes a window with the following:
- a CDS encoding GuaB3 family IMP dehydrogenase-related protein: MEIGAGKSGRRAYAFDDIGIVPSRRTRDPEEVSVAWQIDAYRFEMPLVVAPMDSVVSPATAIAVGRQGGLAVLDLEGLWTRYENPEPLLAEIASLDDAAATRRLQDIYNEPIKAELIGRRIQEVREAGVTVAARLSPQRTAQFHKTVIDAGVDLFVIRGTTVSAEHVSGRAEPLNLKQFIYDLDVPVIVGGCSTYTAALHLMRTGAAGVLVGFGGGSGHTTRTVLGVAVPMATAVADVAAARRDYLDESGGRYVHVIADGGMVNSGDIAKAFACGSDAVMVGSPFARATEAPGRGYHWGSEAHHPDIPRGTRLEVGTIGTMEQILHGPSHVADGSMNLIGALSRAMATSGYTELKEFQRVQVVVAPRRVD, encoded by the coding sequence GTGGAGATCGGCGCCGGCAAGAGCGGCCGGCGGGCGTACGCCTTCGACGACATCGGCATCGTGCCGTCCCGCCGGACGCGCGATCCGGAGGAGGTCAGCGTCGCCTGGCAGATCGACGCCTACCGGTTCGAGATGCCGCTGGTCGTGGCACCGATGGACAGCGTGGTCAGCCCGGCCACCGCGATCGCCGTGGGTCGGCAGGGCGGGCTCGCCGTGCTCGACCTCGAAGGGCTGTGGACGCGGTACGAGAACCCGGAGCCGCTGCTCGCCGAGATCGCGTCGCTGGACGACGCCGCCGCGACCCGGCGGCTGCAGGACATCTACAACGAGCCGATCAAGGCGGAGCTGATCGGCCGCCGGATCCAGGAGGTCCGGGAGGCCGGGGTGACGGTCGCGGCGCGGCTGTCGCCGCAGCGCACCGCGCAGTTCCACAAGACCGTGATCGACGCGGGCGTGGACCTGTTCGTCATCCGCGGCACCACGGTGTCGGCCGAGCACGTGTCGGGCCGCGCGGAGCCGCTGAACCTCAAGCAGTTCATCTACGACCTGGACGTTCCGGTCATCGTGGGCGGCTGCTCCACCTACACCGCGGCCCTGCACCTCATGCGGACGGGCGCCGCGGGCGTCCTCGTGGGGTTCGGCGGCGGCTCGGGGCACACGACCCGCACGGTGCTGGGCGTCGCGGTGCCGATGGCGACGGCCGTCGCCGACGTCGCCGCCGCGCGCCGCGACTACCTGGACGAGTCCGGCGGCCGGTACGTGCACGTGATCGCCGACGGCGGCATGGTGAACAGCGGCGACATCGCGAAGGCGTTCGCGTGCGGTTCGGACGCGGTGATGGTGGGCTCGCCGTTCGCGCGGGCCACCGAGGCGCCGGGCCGCGGCTACCACTGGGGCAGCGAGGCGCACCACCCGGACATCCCCCGCGGCACCCGGCTGGAGGTCGGGACGATCGGGACGATGGAGCAGATCCTGCACGGTCCGTCGCACGTCGCGGACGGCTCGATGAACCTGATCGGGGCGCTGAGCCGCGCGATGGCGACGTCCGGTTACACGGAGCTGAAGGAGTTCCAGCGGGTGCAGGTCGTGGTCGCCCCGCGCCGCGTCGACTGA